From the genome of Planktothrix sp. FACHB-1365, one region includes:
- a CDS encoding ABC transporter permease: protein MITSISLDEILQRISTYPQSNIWLAIVANNSEHQELIQDLEEILSIFTGYNVVAISGQVGIKQLNHQIQNVSEEFIIIFGLEDWNQEDWYNFDYFRSRLNQEKHGGVLIVSPDSAKMMLTYAPNFVSWLGSRIYSFQAGVELLTDEEREKRLESLREWSGLSDIEIITKAEKNQLPSDPEYGEWLLLLNREDLIGQ from the coding sequence ATGATTACATCCATATCCCTTGATGAAATTTTACAGCGAATTTCTACTTATCCCCAGAGTAATATTTGGTTAGCGATTGTAGCCAATAATTCTGAGCATCAAGAACTAATTCAAGATTTAGAAGAAATTCTTAGTATTTTTACAGGTTACAACGTTGTAGCGATTTCTGGTCAGGTGGGAATTAAGCAACTCAATCATCAAATTCAAAATGTTTCAGAAGAATTTATAATCATTTTTGGATTAGAAGATTGGAATCAAGAGGACTGGTATAATTTTGATTATTTTAGAAGTCGGTTAAATCAAGAAAAACACGGAGGAGTTCTGATTGTTTCTCCCGATTCAGCTAAAATGATGTTAACCTATGCTCCTAATTTTGTGAGTTGGCTAGGTTCTAGGATCTATAGTTTTCAAGCCGGAGTAGAACTTTTAACAGATGAGGAACGAGAAAAAAGATTAGAATCACTGCGAGAATGGTCAGGATTATCCGATATTGAAATTATTACAAAAGCTGAAAAAAATCAGTTACCTTCTGATCCTGAATATGGTGAATGGCTTCTTCTTTTAAACCG
- a CDS encoding phosphoketolase has translation MTATTIPEFCQGIQYFSESFPEFDSYGKTPIIAENSVAISDPHDATAAYQTLLYADALRYLTLQITASKASGHPGGFASSVEAYAALVMLGHKNIMTEVGHHAPGFYSAVFLDRSLEDMGIFTVQQLRDRFREKHGLLGHLSGYIPGLLNPAGPLGQGQHFAMAGALLHRNVLFPFTLGDGGMGEPYPMSSMMHFHTAYPNVTNFLPVLVWNGYSQEHHSMVSTKTNEEMIAYWKGNGFSEVILVDAKEFDDQNQPGDYVDSTAFSIQKRIEFTQAILVAMDKAAKSALGGQLTVFIIKQLKGAGVHARGAKSHNLYPGDTLDSPHIVNALKERALPVAAWELVRTNLERSSGGPAAKTVVTEFDYHLPDLGKLPLEEYPVGGDPKVATTAMGSLVVYVGQKDPHFIVTNADGNAASGINNINQGLKIIHPTTDNTYFQQPQGQVYEPLSEDACAGLAVGLSLLGARTLWCSYESFAINGVPILQTVAQAMAELRRATPSTVCLFTAGALEQGRNGWTHQRPEIEAYFAAMMRSGNVFPVFPPDANSIQVCYDWALTTKNKSIIITASKSPLPIRTTFEQTRQGLKDGAVVLQEVAGDKTVVFAVIGDMTLIPVFEAAAFLETEGIGVRIVSIINPRRLYRSHDVLSETCSEPDNDFISDETFNQLFAGDALIGVTGGSSLMLEPIMLRSNSKRDTFAWKRGETTASAGELMAFNGITSEALTKRAIELIH, from the coding sequence ATGACAGCAACAACAATACCCGAATTTTGTCAAGGAATTCAATATTTTAGCGAGAGTTTCCCCGAATTTGACAGCTATGGTAAAACTCCAATTATTGCTGAAAATAGTGTAGCGATTTCTGATCCCCATGATGCCACAGCCGCTTATCAAACCTTACTTTATGCCGATGCTCTGCGTTATTTAACTCTACAAATCACCGCCAGTAAAGCCTCTGGACACCCTGGAGGATTTGCCTCTAGTGTAGAAGCTTATGCGGCTTTAGTGATGCTCGGTCATAAAAATATTATGACGGAAGTGGGACACCATGCTCCTGGGTTTTATAGTGCGGTATTCTTAGATCGTTCCCTAGAAGATATGGGGATTTTCACCGTTCAACAATTGCGCGATCGCTTCCGCGAAAAACATGGACTTCTCGGCCACCTTTCCGGCTATATTCCGGGTTTGCTGAATCCTGCTGGGCCATTAGGTCAGGGACAACATTTTGCCATGGCTGGGGCGTTGTTACACCGAAATGTCCTATTTCCGTTCACTCTCGGCGATGGCGGCATGGGCGAACCCTACCCCATGAGTAGCATGATGCACTTCCACACCGCCTATCCTAACGTGACCAATTTCTTGCCTGTGTTGGTGTGGAACGGTTACAGCCAAGAGCATCATAGCATGGTTTCGACAAAAACCAATGAAGAAATGATTGCTTACTGGAAAGGTAACGGATTTTCAGAAGTGATTTTAGTCGATGCTAAAGAGTTTGATGACCAAAATCAACCCGGTGATTATGTTGATAGTACCGCCTTTTCTATTCAAAAACGGATTGAATTTACCCAAGCCATTTTAGTAGCAATGGATAAAGCTGCAAAATCGGCTTTAGGGGGTCAATTAACCGTGTTTATTATTAAACAATTGAAAGGGGCAGGGGTTCACGCTCGCGGTGCAAAATCTCATAATCTTTATCCAGGGGATACTTTAGATAGTCCCCACATTGTTAATGCTTTAAAAGAACGAGCGTTACCTGTGGCAGCTTGGGAATTAGTCCGAACCAATTTAGAACGCTCTAGTGGTGGCCCTGCGGCTAAAACCGTTGTCACGGAGTTTGATTACCATTTACCTGATTTAGGTAAATTACCCCTAGAAGAATATCCGGTTGGCGGTGATCCCAAAGTTGCAACAACGGCAATGGGGTCATTAGTCGTTTATGTTGGGCAAAAAGATCCCCATTTTATTGTTACCAATGCCGATGGTAATGCCGCTTCTGGAATTAACAATATTAACCAGGGATTAAAAATTATTCACCCAACAACGGATAATACTTATTTTCAACAACCCCAAGGGCAAGTTTATGAACCCTTAAGCGAGGATGCTTGTGCCGGGTTAGCGGTAGGATTATCCTTATTAGGGGCGAGAACTTTATGGTGTTCCTATGAATCTTTTGCCATTAACGGAGTTCCGATTTTACAAACAGTAGCCCAAGCCATGGCTGAGTTACGGCGTGCTACCCCCTCAACGGTTTGTTTATTCACCGCCGGAGCCTTAGAACAGGGTCGCAATGGCTGGACACACCAACGGCCGGAAATTGAAGCCTATTTCGCGGCAATGATGCGGAGTGGTAACGTTTTCCCGGTGTTTCCTCCTGATGCTAATAGCATTCAAGTGTGCTATGATTGGGCTTTAACGACCAAAAATAAGAGCATTATTATCACCGCCAGTAAGTCCCCCTTACCCATCCGCACGACATTTGAACAAACTCGCCAAGGGTTAAAAGATGGGGCTGTGGTGTTACAGGAAGTTGCTGGGGATAAAACCGTTGTGTTTGCAGTAATTGGGGATATGACCTTAATTCCAGTGTTTGAAGCGGCGGCATTTTTGGAAACAGAAGGAATTGGGGTGCGAATTGTTTCTATTATTAATCCCCGGCGTTTATATCGTTCTCATGATGTTTTATCCGAGACTTGTTCTGAACCCGATAACGATTTTATTAGTGATGAAACCTTTAATCAACTGTTTGCTGGAGATGCGTTAATTGGGGTAACAGGGGGTTCAAGTTTGATGTTAGAACCGATTATGTTACGCAGCAATTCTAAGCGGGATACTTTTGCTTGGAAACGGGGCGAAACTACCGCCAGTGCAGGGGAATTAATGGCGTTTAATGGTATTACTTCAGAAGCGTTGACGAAACGAGCCATTGAGTTGATTCATTAG
- a CDS encoding cytochrome P450, whose amino-acid sequence MNTQLPPASQRPAFLEKGYWIADPLDYMDTHVREYGDIFTNYILGANTPWIFVSDPQGIQKVLTDDIFEAPGSVNKILAPLTGDNSIFILEGDRHKRERKLLMPSFHGERMRDYGELITDITQKVIGQLSEGQAFIARETMQEISLDVILRVVFGVYTGERYSQLKQLLSGMLDVFKSPLSSSFLFFPILQQDFGTWSPWGHFLKQRQQIDELLYTEIRERRENPDESRKDMLNLMLAARDEEGNAMTDQELRDELLTLLFAGHETTATAMAWALYWIHHQPEVYEKLMSELNSLSRDADGMEIFRLPYLTAVCQETLRIYPVGMLTFARTNKESVDLMGYQLPPKTPVVGCIYLTHRREDLYPQADQFKPERFLERKFSPYEFLPFGGGSRLCLGMALAQYEMKLVLATILLNYELNLLEKKPVKAVRRGVTLAPKGGIKMQLLNKRPQPQKTIDLVRTV is encoded by the coding sequence ATGAATACCCAACTCCCCCCGGCATCTCAACGTCCTGCTTTCCTAGAAAAAGGATATTGGATTGCTGACCCCCTTGATTATATGGATACCCACGTTCGAGAATATGGGGATATTTTTACCAATTATATTCTCGGTGCAAACACTCCTTGGATTTTTGTTAGTGATCCCCAAGGTATTCAAAAAGTTTTAACAGATGATATCTTTGAAGCTCCAGGTTCGGTGAATAAAATTTTAGCCCCTTTAACGGGAGATAACTCTATTTTTATATTAGAGGGCGATCGCCACAAACGAGAACGGAAATTATTAATGCCATCCTTTCATGGGGAAAGAATGCGAGACTATGGGGAATTAATCACGGATATTACCCAAAAAGTCATCGGTCAACTATCCGAAGGACAAGCTTTTATTGCTAGAGAAACAATGCAAGAAATTTCCTTAGATGTAATTCTAAGAGTGGTTTTTGGGGTATATACAGGAGAACGATATAGTCAGTTGAAACAGCTATTGTCAGGAATGTTAGACGTTTTTAAATCTCCCTTGAGTTCCAGTTTTTTATTCTTTCCAATTTTACAACAAGATTTTGGCACTTGGAGTCCTTGGGGACATTTCTTAAAACAACGCCAACAAATTGACGAGTTATTATATACAGAAATTCGGGAGCGTCGTGAAAACCCGGATGAATCTCGAAAAGATATGCTCAATTTAATGCTGGCTGCACGGGATGAAGAAGGTAACGCGATGACGGATCAAGAATTACGAGATGAGTTATTAACATTATTATTTGCCGGACATGAAACCACTGCTACAGCAATGGCTTGGGCATTATATTGGATTCATCATCAGCCAGAAGTGTATGAAAAATTAATGTCAGAGTTAAATAGTTTGTCGCGGGATGCTGATGGAATGGAAATTTTTCGTTTACCTTATTTAACGGCCGTTTGTCAGGAAACCTTACGAATTTATCCCGTTGGGATGTTAACATTTGCACGCACCAATAAAGAATCAGTAGATTTGATGGGTTATCAATTACCCCCAAAAACTCCAGTGGTGGGTTGTATTTATTTAACCCATCGCCGAGAAGATTTATATCCGCAAGCGGATCAATTTAAACCGGAACGCTTTTTGGAACGTAAGTTTTCTCCCTATGAATTTCTTCCCTTTGGAGGAGGTAGTCGTTTATGTTTAGGGATGGCTTTAGCTCAATATGAAATGAAGCTAGTATTAGCTACAATTTTGTTAAATTATGAGTTGAATTTGTTGGAAAAAAAACCTGTAAAAGCAGTCCGTCGAGGGGTAACTTTAGCACCCAAAGGAGGGATTAAAATGCAACTCCTGAATAAACGTCCACAACCCCAAAAAACTATCGATTTAGTCCGTACAGTGTAG